The proteins below come from a single Fusarium verticillioides 7600 chromosome 3, whole genome shotgun sequence genomic window:
- a CDS encoding thioredoxin 1 has translation METIYIVFGLLALFMIAQAVFADRSPIPETSGKVYKISAPSELDSVLASNTHVVVDFYADWCPPCRAIAPVFSNLADAHASEGQLAFAKVNTDHVKDVAAKYGISAMPTFVFFENGVAKGVQVEGVKSRAVAFTKDGRVDRIRGADRGALEVVVKALASEK, from the exons ATGGAGACAATTTATATCGTCTTCGGCCTTTTGGCTCTCTTCATGATTGCTCAG GCCGTATTCGCGGATCGTTCACCCATCCCCGAGACATCCGGCAAAGTCTACAAGATCTCCGCCCCATCAGAGCTCGACTCAGTCCTCGCATCAAACACACACGTCGTGGTAGATTTCTACGCAGACTGGTGTCCGCCATGCCGCGCCATTGCGCCTGTGTTCTCAAACCTAGCAGACGCTCACGCCTCAGAGGGACAActtgcttttgccaaggtcAACACTGACCATGTGAAGGACGTTGCAGCAAAGTATGGCATTAGTGCTATGCCGACTTTTGtgttctttgagaatggcgttgCGAAGGGTGTGCAGGTTGAGGGGGTGAAGAGCAGGGCTGTTGCGTTTACGAAGGATGGGAGGGTTGATAGGATTAGGGGCGCGGATCGGGGGGcgcttgaggttgttgttaaGGCTTTGGCTAGTGAGAAGTGA
- a CDS encoding hypothetical protein (At least one base has a quality score < 10) produces the protein MNLQNLPPELIYIICENFCLHCRKDMRTPAKFLHIDPAEESGIRKTIVDLCLLCKRWGYVAQHVLYHSYGFPERSDKGDVRFCRTLCEKPELGRFVKQIYLKQISELDWDLDKDDDAWLLKSLEEFSDILSLPREPFNFSKGAWSSFIIPLILLQIPTVEDLQIDTRNLDHLVQQFKAPFESHMHAFPQHVVRVTMCQGPHCQETFPLAGPVDLSTTAGGGLLSNIQGFDILIIGNPIRHTLKNPLQLDSVRTLHLIDVCLGREELQLLVSATGPLEVFKHMGDFTQDPNPATAQDICEVLTTKKDTLKEATVLTHYKSRYLTAARILENVTWLRIATSSIWERTESEPILHDHALVAVFPP, from the coding sequence ATGAACCTCCAGAACTTGCCCCCGGAGCTCATATACATAATCTGCGAAAACTTTTGTCTGCACTGTCGAAAAGACATGAGAACACCTGCCAAGTTCCTACATATCGATCCAGCAGAAGAGAGTGGCATACGAAAAACTATTGTAGACCTTTGCTTGCTCTGCAAACGTTGGGGCTATGTAGCCCAACATGTACTCTACCACAGCTATGGCTTTCCTGAGAGAAGCGATAAAGGAGATGTCAGATTTTGCAGGACTCTTTGCGAAAAGCCAGAGCTCGGTCGCTTTGTTAAACAGATCTACCTCAAGCAGATTTCTGAGCTGGATTGggatcttgacaaagacgatgatgctTGGCTGCTCAAGTCATTAGAAGAATTCTCGGACATTCTAAGTCTTCCTCGAGAGCCTTTTAACTTCAGCAAAGGAGCGTGGTCATCGTTTATTATACCACTCATATTGCTTCAAATACCAACTGTCGAAGATCTCCAGATAGACACACGGAATCTCGACCATCTGGTACAGCAATTCAAAGCGCCATTTGAGAGCCATATGCATGCATTTCCTCAACATGTCGTCAGGGTTACCATGTGCCAAGGCCCGCACTGCCAGGAAACCTTTCCTCTCGCAGGTCCAGTCGACCTCTCGACTACAGCGGGTGGTGGATTGCTGTCAAATATTCAAGGGTTTGATATTCTGATAATTGGAAATCCAATTCGCCACACGCTAAAGAATCCTTTACAGCTCGACAGTGTACGTACTCTTCATCTGATAGACGTGTGTCTGGGCCGGGAAGAGCTACAACTTTTGGTGTCTGCCACAGGGCCACTTGAAGTTTTTAAGCATATGGGAGATTTTACGCAGGATCCAAATCCAGCCACAGCTCAGGATATATGCGAAGTCCTCACGACGAAGAAAGATACTTTGAAAGAAGCGACAGTACTGACGCATTACAAATCACGTTATCTTACAGCAGCAAGAATCCTTGAAAATGTTACTTGGTTACGCATTGCAACAAGCTCTATCTGGGAGAGAACAGAAAGCGAGCCAATCCTACATGACCATGCCTTGGTGGCTGTATTCCCCCCTTGA
- a CDS encoding alcohol dehydrogenase (NADP+) — translation MSVPDKFQGFQSPSAEHWTDFQKNSFEPRPFGEYDVDIKVECCGVCASDRHTISGDWGGCPYPLAVGHEVVGKVLRVGDKVTLAKVGDRVGAGAQVWSCLECHQCKNDNETYCKHQIDAYGADYLDTGFKTQGGYSSHSRVHEYWVYPIPEALSSTQAAPMLCAGITVYSPLKRLGAGSGKKVGIVGIGGLGHYGVIFAKALGAEVWAISRSRAKEADARKMGADGFLATGEKDWTKGHEMSFDIIINTATSFEGFALSEYLSLLDVHGHWNSVGLPGGDGISIRNQDFITNGCYIGTSHLGSRREMLEMLQLAADKGLKSWIEEIPISKEGLQKAMEALKTSSVRYRSCMTNYEEAFGA, via the exons ATGTCTGTTCCCGACAAGTTCCAGGGCTTTCAGTCCCCCAGCGCCGAGCACTGGACcgacttccagaagaactcaTTTGAGCCCCGTCCCTTTGGCGAGTACGATGTCGACATCAAGGTCGAGTGCTGTGGTGTCTGCGCCAGTGACCGTCACACCATCAGCGGCGACTGGGGCGGTTGCCCTTATCCTCTCGCCGTAGGCCACGAGGTTGTTGGCAAGGTTCTCCGTGTTGGTGACAAGGTCACTCTCGCTAAGGTCGGCGACCGTGTCGGTGCTGGTGCCCAGGTCTGGTCGTGTCTTGAGTGCCATCAGTGCAAGAATGACAATGAGACCTACTGTAAGCACCAGATCGACGCCTATGGCGCTGATTACCTCGATACTGGTTTCAAGACCCAGGGTGGTTACTCTTCTCACAGCCGAGTGCATGAGTACTG GGTCTACCCCATTCCCGAAGCCCTCTCCAGCACCCAAGCTGCTCCCATGCTCTGCGCCGGTATCACCGTCTACAGCCCACTGAAACGTCTCGGCGCCGGATCCGGCAAGAAGGTCGGTATCGTTGGTATCGGTGGTCTTGGCCACTACGGTgtcatcttcgccaaggcCCTCGGCGCTGAAGTCTGGGCCATCTCCCGTTCACGAGCCAAGGAGGCCGACGCTCGCAAGATGGGTGCCGATGGCTTCCTGGCCACTGGTGAGAAGGACTGGACCAAGGGCCACGAGATGTccttcgacatcatcatcaatactGCCACTTCTTTCGAGGGCTTTGCTCTCAGCGAGTACCTCAGCCTGCTCGATGTGCACGGCCACTGGAACTCCGTTGGTCTTCCCGGCGGTGATGGTATCTCCATCCGCAACCAGgacttcatcaccaacggcTGCTACATCGGAACATCGCACTTGGGTAGCCGACGTGAGATGCTTGAGATGTTGCAGCTCGCTGCTGACAAGGGCCTCAAGTCGTGGATCGAGGAAATTCCTATCTCCAAGGAGGGTCTTCAGAAGGCCATGGAGGCTCTGAAGACAAGCTCTGTTCGCTACCGATCTTGCATGACCAACTATGAGGAGGCTTTTGGTGCTTGA
- a CDS encoding hypothetical protein (At least one base has a quality score < 10), whose translation MTKRIFPISDWAPAQEAMLESPSESSCLGISTPAQTVNTTLHPEAAAMHTAAPPRNRSMSLSMPWRRPKSFAFGHYHSHSQHLSRHFSDLAVDDTEDEFHDLNSAHHETQHQHHFHTPGAKQIKGMFRRASLSINRMVHRRPSIAEDVEQTETNRPTTSYNNAHSTWSRLRQATVRRSRSIYGFDLKHDQNAYNYENSSHLPIPGFRGEPPVIPSNSGAAAKASAAMQNEYLARQGLYNLWLNPSTNDESNDRESGIGITVTLPGAESETEIEQNAAISTIDFVSRLPAELAIHVLANLDAPALTKTSMVCKNWNKIVSNQHIWRESCLRETTTTYATSEPVAPGCGLGVPAISPANDWKDIYRIKQELSQRWKTGKARPVYLNGHKDSIYCLQFDEHKIITGSRDKTIRVWDMHTLECTLIIGPPEVIAEPDMLIDEDGNPTHFASGSSDNEKSNFSMPRSTSFPTHHMASILCLQYDDEILVTGSSDSTCIVYDVRAGYRPIRRLRHHTAAVLDLAFDDKHIVTCSKDFSICVWDRHTGDLIKQLRGHSGPVNAVQMRGNTIVSCSGDFRVKLWNIETGKNIREFTGHTKGLACSQFSEDGRYIASAGNDKVIRIWDANTGECLREMRAHENLVRSLHIDSVSGRLVSGSYDTDIKVWDMETGHQLLDFPKWHASWVLSAKSDYRRIVSTGQDPKILIMDFGADVDGIETIESARPLQIEGGFI comes from the exons ATGACCAAGCGCATTTTCCCCATCAGCGACTGGGCTCCTGCTCAAGAGGCCATGTTGGAATCTCCCTCCGAATCTTCGTGTCTGGGCATCTCGACGCCTGCCCAGACTGTGAACACCACTCTCCACCCTGAAGCAGCCGCAATGCACACAGCTGCCCCCCCTCGAAACCGTAGCATGAGCCTTTCTATGCCATGGCGACGTCCTAAATCATTTGCTTTTGGTCATTACCATTCTCATTCGCAGCATCTTTCTCGGCATTTTAGCGATCTCGCTGTTGACGATACCGAGGACGAGTTCCACGATCTGAACAGCGCCCATCACGAGAcccagcaccaacaccactTCCACACTCCAGGTGCCAAGCAGATCAAAGGCATGTTTCGCCGCGCTTCACTGTCGATCAACCGAATGGTTCATCGACGACCTTCGATTGCCGAAGATGTCGAACAAACCGAAACTAATAGACCTACTACTTCATACAACAATGCGCACTCGACTTGGAGCCGTCTTCGACAAGCAACCGTTCGTCGTTCACGATCGATATATGGATTCGACCTGAAACATGACCAGAACGCCTACAACTACGAGAACTCCTCGCATCTCCCGATTCCCGGTTTCCGTGGGGAGCCACCCGTCATTCCTAGCAACTCCGGAGCTGCTGCTAAGGCCTCAGCTGCTATGCAGAATGAATACCTGGCTCGTCAGGGACTGTACAACTTGTGGTTGAATCCTAGCACCAACGACGAGAGCAACGATCGTGAGAGCGGAATTGGGATTACAGTGACACTTCCTGGAGCCGAGAGTGAGACTGAGATAGAGCAAAATGCTGCTATTAGCACGATCGACTTTGTCTCTAGACTCCCTGCAGAGCTCGCTATTCATGTCCTCGCAAACCTCGACGCTCCAGCACTCACCAAGACCAGTATGGTTTGCAAGAACTGGAATAAGATTGTCAGTAACCAGCACATCTGGCGTGAGTCTTGTCTTCGCGAGACTACTACCACTTATGCTACAAGCGAGCCCGTTGCGCCCGGATGTGGTCTCGGAGTTCCTGCTATTTCACCGGCAAATGACTGGAAGGACATTTACCGTATCAAGCAGGAGTTGAGCCAGCGATGGAAGACTGGCAAGGCCAGACCTGTCTATCTGAATGGACACAAGGATAGCATCTACTGCCTTCAGTTCGACGA GCACAAAATCATTACTGGTTCCCGCGACAAGACGATTCGGGTCTGGGATATGCATACCCTTGAATGCACCCTCATTATTGGACCACCCGAGGTCATCGCCGAACCTGACATGCTCATTGACGAGGATGGCAACCCTACTCATTTCGCTTCAGGATCCTCCGACAACGAGAAGTCAAATTTCTCTATGCCTCGCAGTACATCATTCCCCACACATCACATGGCCTCTATTCTGTGCCTGCAGTATGACGACGAGATCCTGGTCACTGGATCCTCCGACTCTACCTGCATCGTTTACGACGTACGCGCAGGATACCGTCCTATTCGCCGACTCCGACACCACACCGCAGCggttctcgatcttgccTTTGACGACAAGCATATCGTCACATGCAGCAAGGACTTCAGTATCTGCGTCTGGGATCGACACACGGGCGACTTGATCAAGCAGCTTCGGGGGCACAGCGGACCTGTTAACGCAGTACAGATGCGGGGCAACACCATCGTGTCTTGTTCGGGAGATTTCCGCGTCAAGTTGTGGAACATTGAAACAGGCAAAAATATTCGTGAGTTCACGGGGCACACCAAGGGGCTTGCTTGCTCCCAATTCTCCGAAGATGGCCGATACATTGCATCTGCTGGTAACGACAAAGTTATCCGCATCTGGGATGCCAACACAGGCGAGTGTCTCCGAGAGATGCGCGCCCACGAGAACCTGGTCCGTAGTCTGCACATAGATAGTGTGAGCGGCCGACTGGTCTCTGGAAGCTACGACACCGACATTAAGGTGTGGGACATGGAAACTGGACACCAGCTGCTCGACTTTCCGAAGTGGCACGCAAGCTGGGTTTTGAGTGCGAAGAGCGATTACCGTCGCATCGTCAGCACAGGACAGGACCCCAAGATTTTGATAATGGAttttggtgctgatgttgatggtatTGAGACTATCGAGAGTGCCAGGCCTTTACAGATCGAGGGAGGGTTTATCTGA
- a CDS encoding hypothetical protein (At least one base has a quality score < 10), translating into MDNSTSMAGPRRQRQQRMASGESYHDEIPVPIPGQGSNKPSAISTHSLERYYTATPQKQRFSWLFIVIMGLSTIVTASLLAMRLFTLPASAAPQAIEVEVDVAAPAASVSTAAPAYPAPASPESAAPKAPAYSAAAAAAAGSWWMSDIKRQGVVAYGSADYKIFRNVKDYGAKGDGSSDDTEAINAAFSDGNRCGKGCDSSTTTPAIVYFPPGTYVVSKPILPYYYTHMIGDVNNLPVLKPTANFEGMAVIDVDPYNSDGSNWHTNQNNFFRQVRNFKIDLTGMPKSSGTGIHWQVAQATSLQNIVFQMIEDPSDDNKQQGIFIDNGSGGFMTDLTFIGGRYGGFFGSQQFTSRNMTFRNCNTAVYMNWNWLWTLNGLDISGAKVGIDMTAGGNVQNVGSILLTDSKIANTAVGVLTNYNPAQPDTNGTLIIDNVDMSSAVPVAVKGGGSSATILAGNAKIASWVQGRAYSGGSGKAIQATQTPVTKPKALLDSKGNVVTKSKPQYNSAPSSNFISVKSKGAKGDGKADDTAAIQAVFNSVQDGQIVYFDHGAYVITDTVKVPKNIKIVGEVWPLIMAGGNKSFKDQANPKPVWQVGQAGDVGNVEIQDLIFETLGPQPGAILMEFNVAGSTPGSAGLFDVHFRVGGSAGTQLQSDKCKKNPKVKADPNAECLGAFMLFHMTKQSSCYLENTWFWGC; encoded by the exons ATGGACAACTCCACTTCAATGGCTGGTCCTCggaggcagagacagcagCGGATGGCGTCCGGGGAGAGTTACCACGATGAGATCCCTGTTCCTATACCTGGTCAGGGCAGTAATAAG CCATCTGCAATATCAACACACTCTCTAGAGCGATACTATACCGCTACACCCCAGAAACAACGATTTAGCTGGCtattcatcgtcatcatgggGCTTTCGACCATCGTCACGGCCTCCCTCTTGGCCATGCGCCTCTTCACCCTCCCAGCTTCGGCTGCTCCTCAGGCtattgaggttgaggttgatgtcgcTGCTCCCGCGGCCTCTGTCTCTACTGCCGCACCGGCCTATCCTGCACCTGCTTCGCCTGAGTCTGCCGCTCCCAAGGCTCCTGCTTACTcggctgccgctgccgctgctgctggttCTTGGTGGATGTCCGACATCAAGCGTCAAGGTGTCGTTGCCTATGGCTCCGCCGACTACAAGATCTTCCGCAACGTGAAGGACTACGGTGCCAAGGGTGATGGTAGCTCTGACGACACTGAGGCCATCAATGCCGCCTTTTCTGACGGCAACCGTTGTGGTAAGGGCTGTGACTCTTCTACCACCACTCCCGCCATTGTCTACTTCCCTCCTGGCACCTATGTTGTCTCCAAGCCTATTCTCCCCTATTACTACACCCACATGATTGGTGATGTCAACAACCTTCCTGTTCTCAAGCCAACTGCCAACTTTGAGGGCATGGCTGTCATTGACGTCGATCCCTACAACTCGGATGGCTCCAACTGGCACACCAACCAGAACAACTTCTTCCGACAGGTCCGCAacttcaagattgatctcACCGGCATGCCCAAGAGCTCCGGTACTGGTATCCACTGGCAAGTCGCCCAAGCTACCTCTCTTCAGAACATCGTCTTCCAGATGATTGAGGACCCTAGCGACGACAACAAACAGCAAGGTAtcttcatcgacaacggCTCCGGTGGCTTCATGACCGACCTCACTTTCATTGGTGGTCGATATGGTGGTTTCTTTGGTAGTCAACAGTTCACCAGCCGAAACATGACTTTCCGCAACTGCAACACTGCCGTCTACATGAACTGGAACTGGCTGTGGACTCTCAACGGCCTTGACATCTCTGGCGCCAAGGTCGGCATTGACATGACTGCTGGCGGCAACGTTCAGAACGTCGGCTCTATTCTCCTTACCGACAGCAAGATTGCCAACACTGCAGTCGGTGTCCTGACCAACTACAACCCCGCGCAGCCCGATACCAACGGCACCCTtatcatcgacaacgtcgACATGTCCTCTGCTGTCCCTGTCGCCGTCAAGGGTGGTGGATCTAGTGCTACTATCCTCGCTGGCAACGCCAAGATTGCATCCTGGGTCCAAGGTCGTGCCTACAGCGGCGGCAGTGGTAAAGCTATCCAGGCCACTCAGACTCCCGtcaccaagcccaaggctcTTCTCGACTCCAAGGGTAATGTCGtcaccaagagcaagcccCAGTACAACAGTGCCCCCTCGTCCAACTTCATCTCCGTCAAGTCCAAAGGTGCCAAGGGTGATGGCAAGGCCGATGATACTGCGGCCATTCAGGCTGTCTTCAACAGTGTCCAAGATGGTCAGATCGTTTACTTCGACCACGGCGCTTACGTCATTACCGATACTGTCAAGGTtcccaagaacatcaagattgTTGGCGAGGTTTGgcctctcatcatggctggtggCAACAAGAGTTTCAAGGATCAAGCCAACCCCAAGCCCGTCTGGCAAGTCGGTCAAGCTGGTGATGTCGGCAACGTCGAAATCCAGGATCTCATATTTGAGACTCTCGGACCCCAGCCCGGTGCTATCTTGATGGAGTTCAACGTCGCTGGTTCTACTCCCGGCTCCGCTGGTCTCTTTGATGTCCACTTCCGCGTTGGTGGCTCTGCCGGTACTCAGCTTCAGTCCGACAAGTGCAAGAAGAaccccaaggtcaaggccgaTCCCAACGCTGAGTGCCTCGGCGCCTTCATGCTCTTCCATATGACCAAGCAGTCTAGCTGCTACCTTGAGAACACCTGGTTTTGGGGTTGCTGA
- a CDS encoding glucan 1,3-beta-glucosidase: protein MSLIQTETAYMQGNPDATVPFTVNKKYFDPDFKATCTGTSQRCARTWGLRAVNSKDVFIYGGGLYSFFDNYDQVCVGENNCQDNMIDIESSQVHLYGISTKASVNMVNVDGKSAILDKDNRNNFCAAIALFSS from the coding sequence CATGTCCCTCATCCAGACCGAGACTGCTTACATGCAGGGCAACCCTGACGCGACCGTACCTTTCACTGTGAACAAGAAGTACTTCGACCCCGACTTCAAGGCAACCTGCACCGGTACCTCTCAGCGATGTGCTCGTACCTGGGGTCTCCGCGCTGTTAACTCCAAGGATGTCTTCATCTATGGAGGAGGCCTCTacagcttcttcgacaacTACGACCAAGTCTGTGTTGGCGAGAACAACTGCCAGGACAACATGATCGACATTGAGAGCTCACAGGTGCACCTTTACggcatcagcaccaaggccTCTGTCAACATGGTCAACGTTGATGGTAAGTCGGCGATCCTTGACAAGGACAACCGCAACAACTTCTGCGCCGCCATCgcgctcttctcatcttAG